A part of Blastopirellula marina genomic DNA contains:
- the rho gene encoding transcription termination factor Rho — protein sequence MSNKRQTRSKSGGRRRGNNSGGSSGPGPKGRGRSGGGNRRRSSPPSSNVPRNNLDNEEFEPGEPIPLEPCYGLLEMHPNGYGFLRSPANNFARERTDPFVPGTMIERYGLRVGVMIRGMIQHFRRGQGPRLRDIFDVDGMVPEDYLNVKSFDDLTPVNPSQYLKLEYDGGPLTNRVVDLLTPLGKGQRALIVAPPRTGKTMLIQNLSRGITANHPDVKLVVLLIDERPEEVTDMQRSVKGEVIASSLDRDIESHVRLSQLVIERCKRLAESGQDVFLLLDSITRLARAFNKWVGDGRGNNATMSGGINVKAMDIPKKLFATARAFEEGGSLTIVGTALVDTGSKMDEVIFQEFKGTGNMELVLDRKLADRRVWPAIDISQSGTRREELLLNEEALNAVIALRRTLTSMHHIDAMEQLTRQLSKYDNNEQFISLIANSRDRYQ from the coding sequence ATGTCAAACAAACGGCAGACCCGCTCCAAATCTGGTGGGCGGCGACGTGGTAACAACAGCGGCGGATCATCTGGACCGGGCCCCAAAGGACGTGGGCGATCAGGTGGTGGTAATCGACGCCGATCTTCTCCTCCTAGCTCGAATGTGCCACGCAACAACCTGGATAACGAAGAATTCGAACCAGGTGAACCAATTCCATTGGAGCCATGCTATGGGCTTCTGGAAATGCACCCTAACGGCTACGGATTTCTGCGTAGCCCCGCCAATAACTTTGCCCGCGAACGTACCGATCCTTTCGTTCCGGGAACGATGATTGAACGCTACGGCTTGCGAGTCGGCGTCATGATTCGCGGCATGATCCAACACTTCCGCCGCGGCCAAGGTCCTCGCCTGCGAGACATCTTTGACGTCGATGGAATGGTTCCGGAAGACTACCTGAATGTAAAATCGTTTGACGATCTTACACCGGTGAACCCGAGCCAATACTTGAAATTGGAATACGACGGCGGCCCACTTACCAATCGCGTGGTCGACTTACTGACCCCGCTTGGTAAAGGTCAGCGTGCTTTGATCGTCGCACCGCCACGTACCGGTAAGACGATGCTGATCCAGAACCTCAGCCGAGGCATCACGGCCAACCATCCTGATGTGAAGCTGGTCGTCTTGCTGATCGACGAACGTCCGGAAGAAGTCACCGACATGCAGCGAAGCGTGAAAGGTGAAGTGATCGCAAGTAGCTTAGATCGGGACATCGAAAGCCACGTTCGCCTCTCGCAGTTGGTCATCGAACGCTGCAAACGCTTGGCCGAGTCGGGCCAGGACGTCTTCCTGCTGTTGGACTCGATCACACGTCTCGCTCGTGCGTTTAACAAATGGGTGGGGGATGGCCGCGGGAACAATGCAACCATGTCCGGCGGTATCAACGTCAAGGCCATGGACATCCCGAAGAAGCTGTTCGCCACGGCTCGTGCCTTTGAAGAAGGTGGCTCGCTCACCATTGTTGGTACGGCCCTGGTCGATACCGGCAGCAAGATGGACGAAGTGATCTTCCAAGAGTTCAAGGGTACCGGCAACATGGAACTCGTTCTCGATCGCAAACTGGCCGACCGTCGTGTTTGGCCGGCGATCGACATCTCGCAGTCGGGTACTCGCCGCGAAGAGTTGTTGTTGAATGAAGAGGCTTTGAATGCGGTGATCGCTTTGCGACGAACGCTGACCTCGATGCACCACATCGATGCCATGGAGCAGCTCACTCGCCAGCTGAGTAAGTACGACAACAACGAGCAGTTCATTAGTTTGATCGCCAACAGCCGCGATCGTTATCAATAA
- a CDS encoding rhomboid family intramembrane serine protease → MLLPYSTDATLYHLPIATVSLIVVNTLIFFAYPLRTNDDLSIEQVIALVHELHENGALSDEEFNQIEEDAEQEEAEEFLIDEETGEEEFELEAPEDVSIPAPDPLSLQYGRGLLPWQWVTSNFLHADIFHLVGNMIWLWTFGLIVEGKIGWKHFLFVFFGIGISECFIEQTLMLFSYPTPWSCSLGASSIIFGLMAISMLWIPANDIQCLIIIWPWSFPAAGLGGFYLIYSVVLGLMFYGEGVLETPGTDLLHALGGVIGVGVGMAFLKYDLVDCDNWDIFSVWAGKHRMSREEAHEMTVNSEPFQAKQKVQIENGLNQIRELLQQGQAPQLAYRAHISMQQKYEGWHLPDAEFLLIIKQLSDQQMFDEAIQAINEYFRTPRAKQNQVRLKQAAILLNNMQSPAQALSTLAKVNASELNDRERAFYRQLAKKAESMKDDDVLDLLGD, encoded by the coding sequence ATGCTTCTTCCGTACAGCACTGACGCTACGCTTTATCATCTGCCGATTGCGACGGTCTCGCTGATTGTCGTCAATACGCTCATCTTCTTCGCGTATCCCTTGCGGACTAACGATGATCTTTCGATCGAACAAGTTATCGCGTTGGTTCACGAACTGCACGAGAATGGCGCTCTTTCTGATGAAGAATTCAATCAGATCGAGGAGGACGCCGAGCAAGAAGAAGCAGAAGAGTTCCTGATCGACGAGGAAACAGGCGAGGAAGAATTCGAACTGGAAGCCCCCGAGGACGTGTCGATTCCCGCCCCAGATCCGCTGTCACTTCAATACGGTCGCGGACTACTTCCCTGGCAATGGGTCACCAGCAACTTCTTGCATGCCGACATTTTCCACCTCGTCGGCAACATGATCTGGCTGTGGACCTTTGGACTGATCGTTGAAGGCAAGATTGGCTGGAAGCACTTCTTGTTCGTCTTCTTTGGCATTGGGATTAGTGAGTGCTTTATCGAACAGACATTGATGCTGTTCTCGTACCCGACGCCCTGGTCCTGCTCGCTGGGAGCCTCGTCAATCATTTTCGGCTTGATGGCTATCTCGATGCTATGGATCCCGGCAAATGATATTCAGTGTCTGATAATCATTTGGCCTTGGAGTTTCCCGGCTGCCGGTCTTGGAGGGTTCTATCTCATTTACAGTGTTGTCCTCGGACTCATGTTCTATGGAGAGGGGGTACTCGAAACGCCGGGTACGGATCTGCTCCATGCACTCGGCGGTGTCATCGGTGTGGGGGTCGGCATGGCCTTTCTCAAGTACGACCTGGTCGACTGCGACAACTGGGATATCTTCTCAGTGTGGGCCGGTAAGCATCGCATGTCGCGCGAAGAAGCTCACGAAATGACGGTCAATTCCGAACCATTTCAAGCCAAACAAAAAGTGCAAATCGAGAATGGACTCAACCAAATTCGGGAGTTACTACAGCAAGGCCAAGCTCCTCAACTCGCATACCGTGCCCACATCAGCATGCAGCAAAAGTACGAAGGGTGGCATTTACCGGACGCAGAGTTCTTGCTGATTATCAAGCAGTTGTCCGACCAGCAGATGTTTGACGAAGCAATCCAGGCGATCAACGAATACTTTCGTACGCCGCGTGCCAAGCAGAACCAAGTTCGCTTGAAACAAGCCGCCATCTTGCTCAACAACATGCAAAGTCCTGCCCAGGCCCTCAGTACCCTCGCGAAAGTTAATGCAAGCGAACTGAACGATCGCGAACGAGCTTTCTATCGTCAGCTTGCCAAGAAGGCGGAAAGCATGAAGGATGATGACGTGCTTGATCTCCTCGGGGACTAA
- a CDS encoding DUF255 domain-containing protein: MTSITRYSALVLLLAIQATVLAEDAVRWAPNIETARAAAGGNHKLVYIHFYGDNCPPCRKLEANVFSQASFAESLEADYVPVKVNASQQTEIAKQYGVDRWPQDVIITPSGQFVYRTISPQEQDRYLSMLTAVSDKVNPKAQAPTQMVAQAGNGTVTASMQVPVSQPAPPQASQGQGGSVYSSYSSNPAAAQPAMPQQANSRYASAPPAAAPSSVGPSAPTQSRFSSGAVASQTTPSQPAPQSSFGGPASPPQSRFASQQSAPEQPSSQLSAPSQPAPQQPQAAPAGQPQFAMDGYCPVTLMEHMKWQKGDPRWGAQHQGQVYLFSSQVEQQKFLSNPNQYSPVMSGIDPVAYLSQGQTVPGDRRFGLTYRGTLYLFSSEESLQTFWNDPMRYSSMVQQAMASQNMRR; this comes from the coding sequence ATGACGTCCATTACTCGTTACTCTGCTCTTGTCCTGCTGTTAGCGATTCAGGCAACAGTTCTTGCTGAAGATGCCGTTCGCTGGGCACCGAATATCGAAACGGCCCGTGCTGCAGCTGGCGGTAATCACAAGCTGGTCTACATCCACTTCTATGGCGACAACTGTCCGCCATGTCGCAAGCTGGAAGCGAACGTCTTTTCGCAAGCTTCGTTTGCTGAATCGTTAGAAGCGGATTATGTGCCGGTGAAGGTGAATGCCAGTCAGCAGACCGAAATCGCCAAACAGTACGGTGTCGATCGTTGGCCGCAAGACGTGATCATCACGCCGTCTGGTCAATTCGTGTATCGCACGATCAGCCCACAAGAGCAGGATCGCTATTTGTCCATGTTGACTGCGGTTTCCGATAAGGTGAATCCCAAAGCACAAGCTCCAACTCAAATGGTCGCGCAGGCTGGTAACGGTACCGTGACTGCTTCGATGCAGGTTCCCGTTTCGCAGCCAGCTCCACCTCAAGCCAGCCAAGGCCAAGGTGGTTCGGTTTACTCGAGCTACTCGTCGAACCCAGCCGCTGCTCAGCCTGCAATGCCGCAGCAAGCCAACTCGCGATATGCCAGTGCTCCGCCAGCCGCAGCACCATCCAGCGTTGGTCCGTCAGCCCCAACGCAAAGCCGTTTCTCGAGCGGTGCCGTTGCTTCGCAAACCACGCCTAGCCAGCCGGCTCCTCAATCGTCGTTCGGTGGTCCTGCTTCGCCTCCGCAATCCCGTTTTGCTTCCCAGCAATCGGCACCTGAGCAGCCTTCGTCGCAGCTTTCGGCACCAAGTCAGCCTGCTCCGCAACAGCCACAAGCTGCTCCGGCTGGTCAGCCGCAGTTTGCCATGGATGGTTACTGCCCAGTAACGCTAATGGAACACATGAAGTGGCAGAAGGGCGATCCACGCTGGGGTGCTCAGCACCAAGGTCAGGTTTATCTCTTCTCTTCGCAAGTCGAACAGCAGAAGTTCCTCTCGAATCCAAATCAATACAGCCCGGTTATGTCGGGTATCGATCCGGTTGCTTATCTTAGCCAGGGGCAAACGGTCCCTGGCGATCGCCGCTTCGGTCTGACTTACCGCGGTACGCTTTACCTGTTCAGCAGCGAAGAGAGCCTGCAGACGTTCTGGAACGATCCAATGCGTTACTCTTCGATGGTTCAGCAAGCGATGGCTTCGCAGAACATGCGACGCTAA
- a CDS encoding DUF1559 domain-containing protein: MNLQKTERVNRPGFTLVELLVVIAIIGVLIALLLPAVQQAREAARRMQCSNNMKQIGLGLQNYHDTHKVFPPAWFNRGHLWSGRILPFIEQNNLYETLLFGESDNWAPAGPNENACGTFINSYFCPTMPIGEHYTYNNIKDRVPMSYLGNSGTLASGDKANQITASYGPLSLQSLDQNGVIFGCKAQRFADIQDGTSNTIAVGEAQTDPKFVKDGQGIDHWYIGSNQIDPCRCDGSNHGGEFSEAVGSAAVRMNARIHEPGVVGHLLELSFGSYHPGGAMFNRCDGSVSFIPDTINFNTYQALFTRNNGEVNGSF, encoded by the coding sequence ATGAACCTTCAGAAGACCGAACGCGTGAATCGTCCTGGTTTTACCCTGGTGGAACTGCTTGTCGTGATCGCAATCATCGGAGTACTCATTGCACTGCTCTTACCCGCAGTCCAACAAGCTCGCGAAGCTGCACGACGGATGCAATGCAGCAACAACATGAAGCAGATCGGACTTGGTCTGCAAAACTATCACGACACCCACAAAGTATTTCCACCGGCCTGGTTCAATCGGGGCCATTTGTGGAGTGGTCGCATTTTGCCTTTCATCGAACAGAACAATCTGTACGAAACTCTATTATTCGGCGAGAGCGATAACTGGGCCCCAGCAGGTCCGAATGAAAACGCCTGCGGTACGTTTATCAATTCGTACTTCTGCCCGACGATGCCAATTGGTGAGCACTACACCTACAACAACATTAAGGATCGTGTTCCGATGAGTTATCTCGGGAACTCAGGCACGCTCGCCAGTGGTGATAAGGCGAATCAAATCACGGCTTCCTACGGCCCCCTTTCGTTACAGTCGCTGGATCAGAATGGCGTTATCTTTGGCTGTAAAGCCCAGCGTTTTGCCGACATTCAAGATGGTACGTCGAACACGATTGCCGTTGGCGAAGCTCAAACCGATCCGAAATTCGTGAAGGATGGCCAAGGTATCGATCACTGGTACATTGGCTCGAACCAGATCGATCCATGCCGCTGCGACGGAAGTAATCATGGTGGTGAATTCAGTGAAGCTGTTGGTTCCGCGGCGGTGCGGATGAACGCCCGTATTCATGAACCAGGCGTAGTGGGGCACTTGTTGGAACTGTCGTTCGGCAGTTACCACCCTGGCGGAGCGATGTTCAATCGCTGTGATGGCTCGGTAAGCTTCATTCCGGACACCATCAACTTCAACACCTACCAGGCCCTGTTCACCCGCAATAATGGTGAAGTTAACGGCAGCTTCTAG
- a CDS encoding tetratricopeptide repeat protein — translation MPEVRRAAVMALCFVSDYSSNHTVGMALSDADRGVRLIAENGIRSLWIRAGTLSQRHRLRKVMTQIQGNSLDSALREADSLIVDAPWYSEAYNQRAQVHFKRQNFERALRDNHQTLEINPYHFPAAISMGQCYLRQGENVMALDSFRRALRLNPNLESIRTQITYLERQLEEM, via the coding sequence ATGCCCGAAGTACGCCGCGCAGCGGTGATGGCGTTGTGTTTTGTGAGCGACTACTCGTCCAACCATACCGTTGGCATGGCGCTGAGCGATGCGGATCGAGGGGTCCGGTTGATCGCGGAAAACGGAATTCGCTCGCTGTGGATCCGGGCCGGTACCCTTAGTCAGCGGCACCGCCTGCGAAAGGTAATGACACAAATCCAAGGGAATTCACTCGATTCTGCCCTACGGGAAGCCGATTCGCTGATTGTAGATGCCCCTTGGTATTCCGAGGCCTACAACCAACGCGCCCAGGTACATTTCAAACGTCAAAACTTCGAGCGGGCTCTTCGCGACAATCACCAGACGCTAGAAATCAATCCTTATCACTTCCCCGCGGCGATTTCGATGGGACAATGTTATTTACGGCAAGGTGAAAATGTCATGGCACTGGACAGCTTCCGGCGGGCCCTGCGTTTGAACCCCAACCTCGAATCAATCCGCACCCAAATCACTTACTTGGAACGTCAGCTTGAAGAGATGTAA
- a CDS encoding rhomboid family intramembrane serine protease, translated as MLIPYGTDAPLYHFPVMTITLVVINLLIFVAEPIHEIATGSERHPLEVMIEAVLPHNTEPPQDYVLQFGQGLKPWQWITSSFLHLNLLHLIGNMIFLALFGLIVEGKVGWWRFLGIYLFICAIASFLSQAIVSLLNPGYEGIALGASDAISGLMAICIVWAPLSNIQVVLNMYYRYNWHYDVPIAAFAGFFLLLDVISTLFFAAHTHSFVPFTAFLHTCGTMIGLAVGIAFVKLKWVDCDGFDAFTVIEGRHEKSHFRGADTQEQSTVSTALSIERGLNQIREIVDAGDQPQLAYRAHVSMLQKLPEWYLPDREFLLIIQQLCQQQHFQDAVRAMRDYLKTPRAKQDQVRLKLASILIDPLEHPSQALEVLQQIDTSQLNAKQRAILQQSEEQAHQLRDRGVVDSLHFED; from the coding sequence GTGCTAATCCCTTACGGAACCGACGCACCGCTCTATCATTTTCCTGTCATGACGATCACGCTTGTCGTCATCAATTTGCTGATCTTCGTTGCCGAGCCGATCCATGAAATAGCCACCGGCAGTGAGCGTCATCCACTTGAAGTCATGATCGAGGCGGTTCTGCCCCACAATACGGAGCCCCCCCAAGACTATGTTCTGCAATTTGGCCAAGGCCTCAAACCTTGGCAGTGGATCACCTCCTCGTTTCTGCACCTTAATCTGCTCCACTTGATCGGCAACATGATCTTCCTGGCTTTGTTTGGATTGATAGTTGAAGGAAAAGTGGGCTGGTGGAGGTTTCTCGGGATTTACCTTTTCATTTGTGCAATCGCCAGCTTTCTTTCCCAAGCAATCGTAAGCCTTCTGAATCCTGGTTACGAAGGGATCGCTCTCGGCGCTTCCGACGCGATCAGTGGTTTGATGGCGATCTGTATTGTGTGGGCCCCCTTGAGTAATATTCAGGTCGTCCTGAATATGTACTATCGCTACAACTGGCATTACGATGTTCCCATTGCCGCGTTCGCTGGTTTCTTTTTGTTGCTCGACGTGATCAGCACTCTCTTCTTCGCGGCCCATACCCACAGCTTCGTGCCGTTCACTGCATTTCTGCATACGTGTGGCACGATGATCGGTTTGGCTGTCGGCATAGCCTTCGTGAAGTTGAAGTGGGTCGACTGCGATGGGTTCGATGCATTTACGGTAATCGAAGGACGTCACGAGAAATCGCATTTCCGCGGAGCTGACACGCAGGAACAATCCACGGTATCCACAGCACTCTCGATTGAGCGAGGACTTAACCAGATCCGCGAAATCGTCGACGCGGGAGATCAACCGCAACTCGCCTATCGAGCACACGTCAGCATGTTGCAGAAGCTACCGGAGTGGTACCTGCCTGATCGCGAATTCTTGCTGATCATCCAACAACTATGCCAACAGCAGCACTTCCAAGATGCCGTCCGCGCTATGCGTGACTACTTGAAAACACCGCGGGCCAAGCAGGATCAAGTTCGACTGAAACTAGCCTCAATCCTCATCGATCCGCTGGAACACCCTAGCCAGGCCCTGGAAGTCTTACAGCAGATAGACACCTCCCAGTTAAACGCCAAACAGCGCGCGATCCTGCAGCAAAGCGAAGAACAGGCCCATCAGTTGCGCGACCGGGGTGTTGTCGATTCACTCCACTTCGAAGACTAA
- a CDS encoding prolipoprotein diacylglyceryl transferase, with protein MTSLVYMGIMLSAIVTGAVLLRLFQEKLDLAWWEKLGIGVGGFCGAMIGAKLPFALHDWQGMIDGTAWFAHGKTIVAGLLGGYFGVELAKWVLEVRTKTGDSFVVPVAASIGIGRWACYVGGCCFGQACSLPWGTTFPLAPDGGTLLRHPTQIYESIFHLTCAVVFFVLWKKKMFPGQLFKIYLIAYMTYRFFTEWLRPEPVYALGLTAYQWAALAAIPLFAWLIYRDHRLLTGATKTEPTMMGGSE; from the coding sequence ATGACGAGTTTGGTTTACATGGGAATCATGCTGTCGGCCATTGTGACCGGGGCGGTCCTGCTGCGTCTATTTCAAGAGAAGCTTGATCTGGCCTGGTGGGAGAAACTGGGGATTGGCGTCGGCGGATTTTGCGGCGCGATGATTGGTGCGAAGTTGCCGTTTGCCTTGCATGATTGGCAAGGCATGATCGATGGCACGGCATGGTTCGCGCACGGAAAGACGATTGTCGCCGGCCTTTTAGGCGGCTACTTTGGTGTTGAACTAGCGAAGTGGGTGCTCGAGGTACGCACGAAGACCGGCGACAGCTTCGTGGTGCCGGTGGCCGCTTCGATTGGCATTGGACGCTGGGCGTGTTACGTCGGCGGATGTTGTTTCGGCCAGGCTTGTAGCTTGCCGTGGGGGACGACGTTTCCTTTGGCACCCGACGGTGGTACCCTGCTCCGTCATCCCACGCAGATCTACGAATCGATCTTTCACTTGACCTGTGCGGTGGTCTTCTTCGTTCTGTGGAAGAAAAAGATGTTTCCCGGGCAGTTGTTCAAGATCTATTTGATCGCCTACATGACGTATCGGTTCTTTACCGAGTGGCTTCGACCGGAGCCTGTCTATGCATTAGGGCTGACGGCGTATCAGTGGGCAGCACTCGCGGCGATTCCGCTTTTCGCTTGGCTGATCTATCGTGATCATAGACTGCTAACCGGCGCAACAAAAACGGAGCCGACCATGATGGGCGGCTCCGAATGA
- a CDS encoding glycerol-3-phosphate dehydrogenase/oxidase: MADHSNPVLILGAGINGAALARELLLNQVPVVLVDHGDLASGTTSWSTRLIHGGLRYLEHGETSLVYESLSERERFLANSPEHVAPLELMIPVKSQFAGLVTSAAGFFNLPFLKSGSPSRGSWAIRSGLTMYDWLAGSQRLGSHRRLPSSEWKPIGFDSSFVDVFSYFDGQIEFPELYTANLVQECQQIANEAGLRFTLRTYRKPILQKKHFEFENLLKNDSPTDPIEPSAVVNASGPAGDETLEALGIASERLFGGTRGSHLISHKPVLLETLGKRGIYAEAYDGRPVFILPWNGGALIGTTDLRHDGDPELATASDEEIDYLLRCVNSVLPDVALNREDITQHYSGVRPLPYVPAGSTASIPRGHWLHEHDGTPWPCYTIVGGKLTTCRSLAQHSAKMILEKLGRQVVANSQTRKTYAGDTPDISPGNRASFIMHTLTGIDISADTRTMAAAAIDKLHAKTMADVIERRLMLVFDPTLSNSHLEQVADALIAAGKLDENAKAEALTSYTQRLHSRFGKQVLPA, encoded by the coding sequence ATGGCAGACCACTCCAACCCCGTGCTCATTCTAGGAGCCGGAATCAACGGCGCGGCACTCGCTCGCGAGCTTCTTCTGAACCAAGTCCCGGTCGTGCTGGTCGATCATGGTGACCTCGCTTCCGGAACGACCAGTTGGTCCACTCGCTTGATCCATGGTGGCTTGCGTTACCTGGAGCATGGCGAGACCTCGCTCGTTTACGAGTCGCTCTCGGAACGAGAACGCTTTCTGGCCAACTCGCCTGAACATGTGGCTCCGCTGGAATTGATGATCCCGGTCAAATCGCAGTTCGCCGGGCTAGTGACTTCGGCCGCTGGATTCTTCAACTTGCCGTTCCTGAAATCAGGCTCACCATCGCGGGGATCTTGGGCCATTCGTAGCGGCTTGACGATGTACGATTGGTTGGCTGGTAGCCAGCGACTCGGCTCACATCGCCGGCTTCCTTCGTCCGAGTGGAAACCGATTGGCTTCGATTCCAGCTTCGTCGATGTTTTCTCTTACTTCGACGGACAGATTGAATTCCCAGAGCTTTACACCGCCAATCTGGTGCAAGAGTGTCAGCAGATCGCAAATGAAGCAGGATTACGCTTTACGTTGCGCACCTACCGCAAACCGATCCTGCAGAAAAAACATTTCGAATTCGAAAACTTGCTAAAAAATGACAGTCCGACCGATCCCATCGAGCCATCAGCGGTCGTCAACGCCTCGGGCCCCGCGGGTGACGAGACCTTAGAGGCACTGGGAATCGCTTCCGAGCGGCTATTCGGTGGCACTCGTGGTTCGCATTTAATCTCGCATAAGCCGGTCCTACTAGAGACGCTCGGGAAGCGTGGTATCTACGCGGAAGCGTACGACGGCCGTCCCGTTTTCATCTTGCCTTGGAATGGTGGAGCCTTGATTGGCACTACCGATCTACGCCATGACGGCGATCCTGAGTTAGCAACGGCCAGCGATGAAGAGATCGATTACCTGCTTCGGTGTGTCAATTCGGTTCTCCCGGATGTTGCCTTGAATCGGGAAGACATCACGCAGCATTACAGTGGTGTTCGTCCGTTGCCTTACGTTCCTGCGGGATCGACTGCATCGATTCCGCGTGGGCACTGGTTGCATGAACATGATGGCACACCATGGCCATGCTACACGATTGTCGGTGGCAAGCTCACCACGTGTCGGTCGCTTGCGCAGCATTCGGCCAAGATGATCTTAGAGAAGCTTGGTCGTCAGGTAGTGGCCAACTCACAAACACGGAAGACCTACGCCGGAGACACTCCCGACATCTCCCCTGGCAACCGAGCTTCCTTTATCATGCACACGTTGACCGGCATCGATATCTCTGCCGATACCCGGACGATGGCAGCGGCAGCGATCGACAAGCTGCATGCGAAGACGATGGCCGACGTGATTGAACGCCGCTTGATGCTGGTATTCGATCCGACGCTTTCTAACTCGCACCTTGAGCAGGTCGCCGATGCATTGATCGCAGCCGGCAAGCTAGATGAAAACGCCAAAGCCGAAGCTCTAACCAGCTACACGCAACGGTTACATTCGAGGTTCGGAAAGCAGGTTTTGCCAGCCTAG
- a CDS encoding response regulator: MAARVLVADDSSTMRKIILRSLQAVGVPSAVEAADGEEAVKIFKPGEFDLVLTDWNMPGKNGLEVIQEIRKMDPDVTIMMVTTEAEKSRVMEAIQAGVSDYLVKPFTADTLREKLEKHGC; the protein is encoded by the coding sequence ATGGCAGCACGCGTACTCGTCGCAGACGACTCCAGCACCATGCGAAAAATCATTCTTCGTTCTCTTCAAGCGGTTGGGGTGCCGAGTGCCGTCGAAGCCGCTGATGGTGAAGAGGCGGTCAAAATCTTCAAGCCGGGCGAATTCGATCTGGTCCTCACCGACTGGAACATGCCAGGCAAGAATGGCCTGGAAGTGATCCAGGAGATCCGCAAGATGGATCCAGATGTGACCATCATGATGGTCACCACCGAAGCGGAAAAGTCCCGCGTGATGGAAGCGATCCAGGCCGGTGTTTCCGATTACCTGGTCAAGCCATTCACGGCCGACACGCTTCGCGAAAAGCTCGAAAAGCACGGCTGCTAG
- the glpK gene encoding glycerol kinase GlpK yields MPRYILALDQGTTSSRSILFDHDARIVSVAQQEFRQILPTPGHVEHDPEDLWNSQIETAQGALGKVALEEVAAIGITNQRETTIVWDKRTGKPIHNAIVWQSRISSPICDRLRSDGLEETIRQKTGLVLDAYFSASKIMHLLETVEGARQAADEGHLLFGTVDCYLVWRLTGGKRHVTDASNASRTMMLNVETLEWDDELLAAYNIPKSMLPEIVDCSGKFAETDPQIFGETIPISGMAGDQQAASFGQTCFDQGMVKNTYGTGAFALMNIGPKPVMSKNNLLTTVGWRIGDQVSYALEGSIFVAGAVVQWLRDGLGIIEASSEVEPLAETVTDNGGVYFVPAFVGLGAPYWDPNARGTIIGLTRGTTGGHIARAALESMAFQTRDMIEAMQRDAGVPLQVLQVDGGASVNNALMQFQTDLLGTRVRRPEVSETTALGAAFLAGLAVGFWESQDELRGLWRLDREFEPSTSREAMDQMYARWKEAVKRSQGWERAGE; encoded by the coding sequence ATGCCCCGCTACATTCTCGCTCTGGACCAAGGGACGACGTCTAGTCGTTCGATCTTATTCGATCATGACGCCAGGATTGTCTCTGTTGCTCAACAAGAGTTCCGCCAGATTCTCCCCACGCCTGGCCACGTAGAGCATGACCCAGAAGATCTCTGGAACAGCCAGATTGAAACCGCGCAAGGTGCGCTCGGCAAAGTCGCCTTGGAAGAAGTCGCCGCCATCGGCATCACCAACCAGCGTGAAACGACCATTGTCTGGGATAAACGGACCGGCAAACCAATCCACAATGCGATTGTCTGGCAAAGTCGCATCTCAAGTCCGATCTGTGATCGCCTGCGTAGTGACGGACTCGAAGAGACGATTCGCCAGAAAACAGGCCTGGTACTTGATGCCTATTTCTCTGCCTCGAAGATCATGCATTTGCTAGAGACCGTCGAAGGTGCTCGGCAAGCGGCCGATGAAGGGCATTTGCTCTTCGGAACGGTTGATTGCTACCTGGTCTGGCGGCTTACTGGTGGTAAGCGGCATGTTACCGATGCAAGTAACGCCAGCCGCACGATGATGCTGAACGTCGAGACGCTTGAATGGGACGACGAACTCCTCGCCGCATACAACATTCCCAAAAGCATGCTTCCCGAGATCGTCGATTGCAGCGGCAAGTTCGCCGAGACCGATCCGCAAATCTTTGGCGAAACAATCCCGATTTCAGGCATGGCAGGCGACCAGCAAGCGGCCTCATTCGGGCAGACCTGCTTCGACCAAGGGATGGTGAAGAACACCTACGGCACCGGGGCATTCGCACTCATGAACATTGGCCCTAAGCCGGTCATGTCTAAGAACAATTTGCTGACGACCGTCGGTTGGCGAATTGGCGACCAGGTAAGTTACGCCTTGGAAGGTTCGATATTCGTCGCGGGTGCCGTAGTACAGTGGCTGCGGGATGGCTTGGGCATCATTGAAGCCTCGTCCGAGGTCGAACCATTGGCGGAAACGGTCACCGATAACGGTGGCGTCTACTTTGTCCCCGCGTTCGTAGGCCTAGGCGCACCGTATTGGGATCCTAATGCCCGCGGAACAATCATTGGGCTTACGCGTGGAACAACCGGCGGGCATATCGCGCGTGCGGCTCTCGAATCAATGGCATTTCAAACGCGCGACATGATCGAAGCGATGCAGCGTGATGCTGGCGTGCCGCTCCAAGTCCTACAAGTCGACGGTGGAGCGAGCGTGAATAACGCGCTGATGCAGTTTCAAACCGACCTCCTAGGCACGCGTGTCCGGCGTCCTGAAGTGAGTGAAACGACCGCACTCGGCGCGGCCTTCCTGGCAGGTTTGGCCGTCGGATTCTGGGAGTCGCAAGATGAATTACGGGGACTTTGGCGACTCGATCGTGAGTTTGAACCATCGACTAGCCGCGAAGCCATGGATCAGATGTACGCTCGCTGGAAAGAAGCGGTTAAGCGAAGCCAAGGCTGGGAAAGGGCAGGGGAGTAA